A stretch of Gymnodinialimonas phycosphaerae DNA encodes these proteins:
- a CDS encoding carbohydrate ABC transporter permease yields the protein MMRILSWWAERALLLFICIVVLFPIAWMFLTAFKRPIDAYSLSLNFTPTFDNFVTVFSDPWNLGDMVMNSVVVASVTVLIAVPCASLAAYSFSRFRVKGRKFLFFLILSTQFIPAVVIVLPFFLMFRQLDLLDTRIALIIVNLAIVTPFVIWMIKGYIDAIPTDSEEAAMIDGASRLRVIKDIVLPMAAPGILTSSIFCFILTWNEFLFSLILTRRDAVTLPVGLVSFRTERGDLWELMSAAGVMITVPIFIMALLIQKHFTRGMTAGAVK from the coding sequence ATGATGCGTATCCTTTCATGGTGGGCCGAACGGGCTCTGCTGCTTTTCATCTGCATCGTGGTCCTGTTCCCGATCGCCTGGATGTTCCTGACGGCGTTCAAACGCCCGATCGACGCCTATTCCCTGTCGCTGAATTTCACGCCAACGTTCGACAATTTCGTCACCGTTTTCTCAGACCCGTGGAACCTGGGGGATATGGTGATGAACTCTGTCGTCGTGGCCTCTGTCACTGTGCTGATCGCGGTGCCCTGCGCGTCGCTGGCGGCTTATTCCTTCTCCCGTTTCCGGGTGAAGGGGCGCAAGTTCCTGTTCTTCCTGATCCTGTCGACGCAGTTCATCCCGGCGGTCGTGATCGTGTTGCCGTTCTTCCTGATGTTCCGGCAGCTGGACCTGCTGGACACGCGCATCGCGCTGATCATCGTGAACCTCGCCATCGTGACACCCTTCGTGATCTGGATGATCAAAGGCTACATCGATGCGATCCCAACAGACAGCGAAGAGGCCGCAATGATCGACGGCGCATCCCGCTTGCGGGTGATCAAGGACATCGTCCTGCCGATGGCCGCGCCCGGCATCCTGACGTCATCCATCTTTTGCTTCATCCTGACGTGGAACGAATTCCTTTTCTCCCTGATCCTGACGCGCCGCGACGCGGTGACATTGCCCGTGGGCCTTGTCAGCTTCCGCACCGAGCGTGGTGATCTATGGGAGTTGATGTCTGCCGCCGGTGTCATGATCACCGTTCCAATCTTCATCATGGCACTTCTTATACAAAAACACTTCACGCGCGGCATGACAGCCGGCGCGGTCAAATAG
- a CDS encoding ABC transporter ATP-binding protein, with product MAEVRLVDIEKRYGAFHAVKKQNLTIEEGEFLVLLGPSGCGKTTTMRMIAGLEDITSGDLMIAGQRVNDKPPKDRDIAMVFQNYGLYPHMSVEQNIGYPLKLRGVDKATRTKQVRETAEKVELEALLKRRPSELSGGQRQRVALARAIVRTPKIFLMDEPLSNLDAKLRVSMRAELKHLHHELGVTTVFVTHDQMEAMTLATRVAVMRDGQIVQLDTPKKIYSEPVNLFVAGFIGSPSMNLIEGAIAGGQFTAPGVQMPVDAPDRADVVLGIRPEDLELTQSTDAPISGALYALELTGDSTLVTLREKGTSICARGPAEFEAAINTRCMLAPKPGGRVHLFDKTSGERLDF from the coding sequence ATGGCTGAAGTTCGACTCGTCGATATCGAGAAACGCTACGGTGCGTTCCATGCGGTCAAGAAGCAGAACCTGACGATTGAGGAGGGGGAGTTTTTGGTGCTGCTCGGCCCATCGGGCTGCGGCAAGACCACGACGATGCGGATGATCGCGGGGCTGGAGGATATCACCTCGGGCGATCTTATGATCGCGGGCCAGCGGGTCAACGACAAGCCGCCCAAGGACCGCGACATCGCGATGGTGTTCCAGAACTACGGCCTTTATCCGCACATGTCAGTGGAACAGAACATCGGCTATCCGCTGAAACTGCGCGGGGTGGACAAGGCCACCCGTACCAAACAAGTGCGGGAAACGGCCGAAAAGGTAGAGCTTGAGGCCTTGCTCAAACGTCGCCCGTCCGAACTGTCGGGCGGTCAACGCCAGCGCGTGGCGCTTGCCCGCGCCATCGTGCGCACCCCGAAAATCTTCCTGATGGATGAGCCGCTATCCAACCTCGACGCCAAGCTGCGCGTGTCGATGCGGGCCGAGTTGAAGCACCTGCACCACGAGCTTGGCGTCACGACGGTCTTCGTGACCCACGACCAAATGGAAGCGATGACGCTGGCCACCCGCGTGGCCGTCATGCGCGACGGTCAGATCGTGCAGTTGGACACGCCCAAGAAGATCTATTCCGAGCCGGTCAACCTCTTTGTGGCGGGCTTCATCGGCTCGCCCTCCATGAACCTGATCGAGGGCGCCATCGCGGGCGGACAGTTCACTGCCCCCGGCGTGCAAATGCCTGTTGATGCGCCGGACCGCGCGGACGTGGTGCTGGGGATCCGTCCCGAAGATCTGGAGCTGACCCAAAGCACCGACGCGCCGATCTCGGGCGCGCTCTATGCGTTGGAGTTGACCGGGGATTCCACCCTCGTGACCCTGCGCGAAAAGGGCACCTCCATCTGTGCCCGCGGTCCCGCCGAATTCGAGGCCGCCATCAACACGCGCTGTATGCTGGCCCCCAAACCCGGCGGGCGCGTCCATCTGTTCGACAAGACCTCTGGCGAGCGTCTGGATTTCTGA
- a CDS encoding HpcH/HpaI aldolase family protein translates to MRPNHVKTRLAAGDPVINAWLSIGASYSAEGVGHTGVHSVTVDLQHGMFGFSEALHMLQAISATPAIPMVRVPHLDPAQIMQLLDAGAYGIICPMISTPEQAAELVAACRYPPHGNRSFGPSRGLLYGGSDYVAMANETVMAIPMIETAEAVDRIDEILAVDGIDMLYLGPNDMAFALDGHVRFPRPASEQAMGTVLSRATQKGVPVGIFCADASEARLRMDEGYGLVTPGNDFAHLTRSVSGAVKNLLDTEKPNLATATGNHGY, encoded by the coding sequence ATGCGTCCGAACCACGTCAAGACACGCCTTGCCGCTGGCGATCCCGTGATCAATGCGTGGCTGTCGATCGGGGCGAGTTATTCGGCGGAGGGCGTTGGACACACCGGCGTGCATTCTGTGACGGTCGACTTGCAGCACGGCATGTTCGGCTTCTCCGAGGCGCTGCACATGTTGCAAGCGATCTCTGCCACGCCCGCGATCCCGATGGTGCGCGTGCCGCATCTGGACCCGGCACAGATCATGCAACTGCTGGATGCGGGCGCTTATGGGATCATCTGCCCGATGATCTCCACCCCCGAACAGGCGGCGGAACTGGTTGCGGCCTGCCGCTACCCGCCCCATGGTAACCGCAGCTTCGGACCCTCGCGGGGGTTGCTCTATGGCGGGTCCGATTATGTGGCGATGGCGAACGAGACGGTGATGGCGATTCCGATGATCGAAACGGCAGAGGCAGTGGACCGCATCGACGAAATCCTCGCCGTGGACGGCATCGATATGCTGTATCTGGGCCCCAACGACATGGCCTTTGCGCTGGACGGTCATGTTCGCTTTCCGCGTCCCGCGTCCGAACAAGCCATGGGGACCGTCCTGTCGCGTGCGACCCAGAAGGGCGTGCCCGTCGGCATTTTCTGCGCCGACGCGTCCGAGGCCCGCTTGCGGATGGACGAAGGCTATGGGCTGGTCACGCCGGGCAACGACTTCGCCCATCTGACACGCAGTGTCTCGGGCGCGGTGAAGAATCTGCTGGATACAGAAAAGCCGAACCTTGCAACCGCGACTGGAAATCATGGCTATTGA
- a CDS encoding alpha/beta fold hydrolase yields MAIDPADGRPWALLPGTLCTGEVFDGFLDALGVARRARTVIELSDPQIEDYADALTAIAPGAIICGFSLGAIVTAHLADRLDAAQFVFFGLNPHADDPAKRDGRLALARDVTRRGGAAALAERLPPLAGPDPERALSQILSMANQTQHLIDAHTAIALSRPGALGALSRVPCPVTLLTGTDDQMAPFALAQDAAQAAPQGRAVALEGLGHYALVEDPAACARALSDAWNAP; encoded by the coding sequence ATGGCTATTGATCCAGCGGACGGTCGGCCTTGGGCCTTGCTGCCGGGCACCTTGTGCACAGGGGAAGTCTTCGATGGCTTCCTTGACGCGCTTGGCGTGGCGCGCCGCGCCCGCACCGTGATCGAGCTGTCTGACCCGCAAATAGAGGACTACGCCGATGCCCTGACCGCTATTGCGCCAGGGGCCATTATTTGCGGCTTCTCCCTTGGGGCCATCGTGACGGCCCATCTGGCAGATCGGCTGGACGCCGCACAATTTGTTTTCTTCGGTCTCAATCCCCACGCCGATGACCCCGCCAAGCGGGACGGGCGCCTCGCCCTTGCCCGCGATGTCACCCGTCGTGGTGGGGCGGCGGCCTTGGCAGAGCGCTTGCCGCCCTTGGCCGGGCCTGACCCGGAACGTGCCCTGTCGCAAATCCTGTCGATGGCCAATCAGACGCAGCACCTGATCGATGCCCATACCGCGATTGCCCTTTCCCGCCCGGGCGCGTTGGGGGCCCTGTCACGCGTCCCTTGCCCGGTCACCCTGTTGACCGGCACGGACGACCAGATGGCCCCCTTTGCGCTCGCGCAGGATGCCGCGCAGGCGGCCCCGCAGGGCCGGGCAGTGGCCCTTGAGGGGCTGGGGCACTATGCCTTGGTCGAAGACCCCGCCGCCTGCGCCCGGGCCCTGTCTGATGCCTGGAATGCCCCATGA
- a CDS encoding carbohydrate ABC transporter permease translates to MRDRSLQYYLLVPGFLIVLATTFYPLAYSLTTAFRDWDLTRSRRPEEWVGFDNFIRAAGESHFLNSLWVTTIFVVSSVILTLIIAMSLALLLRRKGRMHTFTRIILILPFAMSPALIGVSFRFMFNPEFGVLSNGLAAIFPALEGTPWLASPDLAMAILVVTDVWHWAPYMTFMCLGGLASIPRETEEAARIDGASNLRIIFGIILPQMKGVLLVTAILKTIFALKMFDQVVTLTGGGPGTSTETLAYFIFNVGFEWYDMGYASALAWILTAIMMTISIWYVRMLLSERKMATA, encoded by the coding sequence ATGCGCGACAGATCACTCCAATACTACTTGCTGGTCCCGGGCTTTCTGATCGTCCTTGCGACGACGTTTTACCCCTTGGCTTATTCGCTGACGACGGCGTTCCGCGATTGGGATCTGACCCGGTCCCGCCGCCCCGAAGAGTGGGTGGGTTTCGACAATTTCATCCGCGCCGCCGGTGAATCGCACTTCCTTAATTCCCTTTGGGTCACGACGATTTTCGTCGTCTCCAGCGTGATCCTGACCCTGATCATCGCGATGTCGCTGGCGCTTCTGCTGCGCCGCAAGGGTCGCATGCACACGTTCACGCGGATCATCCTTATCCTGCCTTTCGCCATGAGCCCGGCGCTGATCGGCGTCAGCTTTCGGTTCATGTTCAACCCGGAATTCGGCGTGCTGTCCAACGGCCTTGCCGCGATTTTCCCCGCCCTTGAAGGGACGCCGTGGTTGGCCAGCCCCGATCTTGCGATGGCGATCCTCGTGGTCACGGACGTCTGGCACTGGGCGCCTTACATGACGTTCATGTGCCTCGGCGGCCTAGCCTCTATCCCCCGCGAAACGGAAGAGGCCGCCCGCATCGATGGCGCGTCCAACCTGCGCATCATCTTCGGCATCATCCTGCCGCAAATGAAGGGCGTGCTGCTGGTCACTGCGATCCTCAAGACGATCTTCGCACTGAAGATGTTTGATCAGGTCGTCACGCTGACCGGTGGCGGCCCTGGCACCTCAACGGAAACACTGGCCTACTTCATCTTCAACGTGGGCTTTGAATGGTACGACATGGGCTATGCCTCGGCGCTGGCGTGGATCCTGACGGCAATCATGATGACAATCTCGATCTGGTATGTCCGCATGCTCTTGAGCGAGAGAAAGATGGCAACGGCATGA